The Bombus vancouverensis nearcticus chromosome 12, iyBomVanc1_principal, whole genome shotgun sequence genome contains a region encoding:
- the LOC117160874 gene encoding uncharacterized protein LOC117160874 — MLIPVVSGTWGWGFFALFLFVFATPSPAAIRRADRDHCNKTVDLYEDVSSPAVTSANWGKPLSCWYRFRSFRGTPRDWILRVRFKKFKVGVLENATTCSGGYLQIVDGNTKTEVSNRKDPGVYCGESEQPQTFISETSFVRVIFHADNFTDQTYFSFDSRAEQQFEVYLRYGQHPELYPNRRGEIVPGSYCERVFKDCRLQTCYVQSPAYPGIYPRALHCKYRLNTRLPFIKLYIENEEFNIDGQRCENIMTCPMRPISSGSEHCPYDYIRVYDGKDENSPAIGTFCGMGKFPYSIIGTSEDLYVEFVSSPAGPLLNTGFHFNVGNWPGHVETAGVRNGSCDWLLNSESLHSGNEGIFLSVAHWYPPYTSCTYLLKGRAGEIARLYFPSFRVNRIESPIQPYDGDCGESLTLYDADWPDDAKIIKTFCDTFSKPMEKHDFVSSSNALFVKFESKTGSYSGSSLYYWAHYDFFNATRFGVPVPGTECDETFASWKERSGKFRSPLNTLVYKRPGDPPADLSCTYTFVTDKRLYARVILIVESVSFKVHPYAQCGNCWDSRVDRLIVREPSITDVNNDQYSQQQQHQQYQQQQHQQHASRQLQNSSIGRGHCICRSTITNGPNSDRQPVLRVISRGEKLELKLLVDGAHAAANYFKQSSPLFEARYEFAHSPLCGPAILPATTDGEIEFPHYEALGYVAPPRQIKCIWELRVNRDRDVWLHFDKIKFASRSCEDGKLEIFLPGSAEPHFGICGENVSYVREMPIISAAQIVPNIRTSGDHESGHFNMDSIQTQTHLQQPVSPPPPSQSSLPTDQQQEEFEWPTVIVQFTGSMAPARAAFKIAWTELYHLPRDASGALNTQKLEEYCGFQCPGDAGCIPARLVCNGVVNCPMPEPRSIFKTTHNGTGLLGIIEEPNDESIETCGTDVVGERGSMAGSGNGVGGLASVVGSAGWAGAGLGAALAILLGLICLVTVCKICRQRATSRDIHVPY, encoded by the exons ATGCTTATACCGGTGGTGTCGGGCACTTGGGGCTGGGGATTCTTCGCTCTTTTCCTGTTCGTTTTTGCCACCCCCAGTCCAGCTGCTATCCGCAGAG CGGATCGAGATCATTGCAACAAGACAGTGGATTTATACGAAGATGTATCGAGTCCGGCTGTGACTTCCGCAAATTGGGGAAAACCACTATCTTGCTGGTATCGTTTTCGATCGTTTCGTGGAACTCCACGAGATTGGATCCTGCGAGTTCGTTTCAAGAAGTTTAAAGTTGGCGTATTAGAAAATGCCACCACCTGCTCTGGCGGTTATTTACAG ATCGTAGATGGAAACACGAAAACAGAAGTGAGCAATCGGAAAGATCCTGGGGTTTATTGCGGTGAGTCGGAGCAACCGCAAACATTTATTTCCGAGACAAGTTTCGTCCGTGTGATATTCCACGCGGATAACTTTACGGATCAAACGTACTTCAGCTTCGACTCCCGCGCGGAACAACAGTTCGAGGTATACTTGAGATACGGCCAACATCCTGAACTCTACCCAAATCGAAGAGGCGAAATTGTGCCCGGTAGCTATTGCGAACGAGTTTTCAAGGATTGCAGGCTACAAACGTGTTACGTACAGAGCCCTGCTTATCCAGGCATTTATCCGCGCGCGTTACATTGTAAGTACCGACTGAATACACGGCTGCCTTTTATAAAGCTCTACATTGAGAACGAGGAGTTCAATATCGACGGGCAAAGATGCGAGAATATAATGACTTGCCCTATGAGACCGATAAGCTCTGGCTCGGAGCATTGTCCGTACGACTACATACGAGTTTACGATGGCAAAGATGAAAATAGCCCGGCGATCGGTACGTTTTGTGGTATGGGAAAATTCCCGTATAGCATAATCGGTACCAGCGAGGATCTCTATGTGGAATTTGTCTCGTCACCAGCGGGACCTCTGTTAAATACCGGTTTTCATTTTAACGTTGGTAATTGGCCGGGTCACGTAGAGACCGCTGGCGTTCGAAACGGTAGCTGCGATTGGTTGTTAAATAGCGAATCTTTGCATAGCGGTAACGAAGGAATATTTCTCTCCGTCGCGCACTGGTATCCACCGTATACCAGCTGTACCTATCTTTTGAAAGGTCGAGCTGGCGAGATCGCGAGACTCTATTTCCCTAGTTTTCGAGTTAACCGGATCGAGTCACCGATACAACCGTACGATGGTGACTGCGGTGAAAGTTTAACACTGTACGATGCCGATTGGCCGGACGATGCGAAAATTATCAAAACCTTCTGCGACACGTTTAGCAAACCAATGGAGAAGCACGATTTCGTTTCGAGCTCGAACGCTCTGTTCGTTAAATTCGAGAGCAAAACGGGAAGCTATTCCGGCAGTTCGTTGTATTATTGGGCGCATTATGATTTCTTCAATGCGACAAGATTCGGCGTGCCTGTACCTGGAACCGAATGCGACGAAACGTTCGCCTCCTGGAAAGAACGATCTGGCAAATTTCGATCGCCATTAAATACCCTGGTTTACAAGCGACCAGGTGATCCACCGGCGGATCTTTCCTGCACGTATACCTTCGTCACGGACAAACGATTATACGCACGAGTGATTCTTATCGTGGAATCGGTTTCTTTCAAGGTGCATCCGTATGCGCAATGCGGTAACTGTTGGGATAGTCGAGTCGATCGATTGATCGTTAGAGAACCGTCTATCACAGATGTTAACAATGACCAGTATTCGCAACAGCAGCAGCATCAACAATATCAGCAACAGCAACATCAGCAGCACGCATCGCGTCAATTACAAAATAGCAGTATCGGTAGGGGTCATTGTATTTGTCGATCGACGATAACCAATGGACCAAACAGCGACAGGCAACCGGTGCTTCGCGTGATCTCACGAGGGGAAAAACTTGAGTTAAAGCTTCTAGTAGATGGTGCACACGCTGCAGCGAACTATTTTAAACAATCCTCACCGTTATTCGAGGCAAGGTACGAGTTCGCTCATAGTCCATTATGTGGCCCAGCGATTTTGCCAGCTACGACCGACGGCGAAATTGAATTCCCTCATTACGAAGCACTCGGATACGTTGCGCCACCTCGACAGATCAAATGTATCTGGGAACTACGAGTGAATCGAGACAGAGACGTTTGGTTACATTTCGACAAGATCAAATTTGCCTCGAGATCCTGCGAGGATGGAAAACTCGAGATATTCTTGCCCGGATCTGCCGAACCGCATTTCGGCATATGCGGTGAAAATGTCAGTTACGTACGAGAAATGCCGATCATATCGGCAGCGCAGATCGTCCCAAATATTCGTACGTCCGGGGATCACGAATCTGGACATTTCAACATGGATTCTATTCAAACTCAAACGCACTTACAGCAACCGGtatcgccgccgccgccgtcgCAATCCTCACTGCCAACAGATCAACAGCAAGAAGAATTCGAATGGCCGACGGTGATCGTTCAATTCACTGGTTCGATGGCACCGGCGAGAGCCGCGTTTAAAATCGCTTGGACGGAGTTGTATCACTTGCCACGCGATGCTTCGGGCGCTCTGAATACGCAGAAGCTCGAGGAGTATTGTGGATTTCAATGTCCGGGCGACGCTGGTTGTATCCCCGCGCGACTTGTTTGTAACGGTGTTGTTAATTGCCCTATGCCAGAACCTCGGTCGATCTTCAAAACAACGCACAACGGTACCGGTTTGCTGGGAATAATCGAGGAACCGAACGACGAATCCATCGAAACTTGCGGCACCGATGTTGTCGGGGAACGTGGTAGCATGGCCGGATCTGGAAACGGTGTCGGTGGCTTGGCCAGCGTCGTTGGCTCTGCTGGATgggctggagctggtctaggcGCTGCTCTTGCCATTCTTCTCGGTCTCATTTGCTTGGTCACTGTTTGCAAAATTTGTCGGCAACGAGCTACTTCTAGGGACATTCATGTACCTTATTGA
- the LOC117160876 gene encoding methanethiol oxidase produces the protein MPKDKGCKSCDGPGYRSPSAAMLEGPREKLIYVACVHTDQNKSDVLCTVDVDPDSPDYCKIVHKLRMPYIGDELHHSGWNICSSCHGVPRKRDTLVLPCLVSDRAYFIDTTNERAPTIKKVLSPTEVHKYGVSTLHTSHCSPTGEILISTLGKSNGDATGDFLCIDSETLEVKATWTMGEKKAAFGYDFWYQPYHDTLVASEWSVPRIFKKGFSPDNSSNPALYGRSLNFYSWNERKLKQVLNLGDDGIAPLEIRFLHDPKANVGLVGCAVSSNVYKFYKMPNGEWAAKKVIQVPPKKVEGWMFPEMEGMITDILISLDDKYLYLSNWFHGDVRQYDISDMDNPKLTGQIFLGGSILSDSKVRVIGDEELSSQPNPVHVKGRRLDGSPQMLQLSLDGTRLYVTTSIFKPWDQQFYPEHVKNGSTMVKLDVDVQNGGLKLDEQFLVDFGTDKNDILLAHEMRYPGGDCTSDIWLAED, from the exons ATGCCGAAGGACAAAG GTTGCAAGAGTTGCGACGGTCCTGGCTATAGGTCACCTAGTGCAGCGATGCTCGAAGGACCACGTGAGAAATTGATATACGTCGCCTGTGTTCATACGGATCAAAATAAATCCGATGTCCTGTGCACCGTTGACGTAGATCCGGATAGTCCCGATTATTGTAAG ATCGTTCACAAATTGCGAATGCCCTACATTGGCGACGAATTGCATCATTCCGGATGGAATATCTGTAGCAGTTGCCACGGTGTACCACGAAAACGGGACACCTTGGTACTTCCTTGTCTGGTGTCTGATCGCGCCTACTTTATCGATACAACCAATGAACGGGCTCCAACAATCAAAAAG GTACTGAGCCCAACGGAGGTACACAAATACGGAGTATCGACATTGCACACAAGTCACTGTTCGCCAACCggagaaattttaatttctacgcTAGGCAAATCGAATGGAGACGCTACTGGTGATTTTCTCTGTATCGATTCCGAAACACTCGAAGTGAAAGCCACATGGACCATGGGAGAAAAAAAAGCAGCGTTTGGTTACGATTTTTGGTATCAACCGTATCACGATACACTTGTTGCAAGTGAATGGAGCGTGCCTAGAATTTTTAAAAAAGGCTTCTCTCCGGATAACAGCTCCAATCCTG CGCTTTATGGCAGAAGCTTGAATTTCTATTCGTGGAACGAAAGAAAGTTAAAGCAAGTTTTGAATTTGGGCGATGATGGAATCGCGCCACTTGAAATACGATTTCTTCATGATCCAAAAGCTAACGTGGGACTCGTCGGATGTGCGGTATCTTCAAATGTATATAAGTTTTACAAAATGCCGAACGGCGAATGGGCTGCAAAAAAAGTTATTCAAGTTCCTCCGAAAAAAGTGGAAGGATGGATGTTTCCAGAGATGGAAG GAATGATAACGGACATTTTGATCAGTCTCGACGACAAGTATCTCTACCTATCGAATTGGTTTCATGGGGATGTTAGACAATATGATATTTCTGACATGGATAATCCGAAGTTAACCGGACAAATATTTCTTGGAGGCTCAATTTTAAGTGATTCGAAAGTTCGTGTAATTGGAGACGAGGAATTAAGTAGCCAACCGAATCCAGTTCATGTCAAAGGCCGGAGACTCGACGGATCACCGCAGATGCTTCAATTAAGTCTCGATGGGACACGTCTATATGTGACTACTTCTATTTTCAAACCATGGGACCAACAATTTTATCCTGAACATGTCAA AAATGGTTCGACCATGGTCAAGCTAGATGTTGATGTTCAAAATGGAGGCTTGAAActcgatgaacaatttttgGTGGACTTTGGCACAGACAAAAATGACATTTTACTTGCACACGAAATGCG CTATCCGGGAGGTGACTGTACATCAGATATATGGCTAGCGGAAGATTAA
- the LOC117160853 gene encoding uncharacterized protein LOC117160853 produces MRYTLKRVSKSKMGLKSPKLCSKSKSPILKRVSKSKMGLKSPKLYSKSKSPILKRVSKSKMGLKSPKLCLKSRNPILLKSKIPTITDLHCTSSKRSSQLENSSNILMSKMLRKNAFKLKKPIVLLKRLSDIIKVTSSSSLPRISIHINDQFSNSNINISQKIFDAIFNHSQTISHDKLKQINIPYKSQTHFLKTSPHNKMIRTFDNVSTAFVEPFTSSTPKEKGIFNRTNNKRNTKQISYNDDTTYELNEQCSTLNVQKSIASTTEEKQGEVKKDDTYELIEPKTPNLRKKLYKKQRTEYENFDQKIRKTDAKVCFANCSLDYKYNSSLADHNKQKKLNNVKNNSSKNSSKKNITKSLTRDFSKKSNSIPEIVVTTPSRNQIPDSKPATTKKVPNFAKIHKKIFAKAESIIDARKRVIDRYTELTTRNEKTNSRGENQLSNILNKNSYNQFKLKIRKLEATDCIMRNNTLRVTRNKEQSRAVLKGVRTNRRFELQMNFRNMNQ; encoded by the exons ATGAGGTATACCTTAAAAAGAGTTTCAAAATCAAAGATGGGATTAAAATCTCCAAAATTATGCTCAAAATCTAAAAGTCCAATATTAAAAAGAGTTTCAAAATCAAAGATGGGATTAAAATCTCCAAAATTATACTCAAAATCTAAAAGTCCAATATTAAAAAGAGTTTCAAAATCAAAGATGGGATTAAAATCTCCAAAATTATGCTTAAAATCTAGAAATCCAATATTACTAAAATCAAAGATTCCTACTATTACAGATTTGCATTGCACTAGTAGCAAAAGGAGCTCACAACTAGAAAACAGTTCAAATATACTTATGAGCAAAATGTTAAGAAAAAATGCATTTAAATTGAAGAAACCTATAGTATTACTGAAAAGACTTTCTGACATTATTAAAGTTACATCATCTTCATCACTACCTAGGATAAGCATACATATAAATGATCAATTTAGCaatagtaatataaatatttcgcaGAAGATATTTGATGCCATATTTAATCATTCTCAGACTATAAGTCATGATAaacttaaacaaataaatataccatataagTCGCAAACGCATTTTCTCAAAACATCTCCGCATAATAAAATGATTAGAACATTTGATAATGTAAGTACAGCATTTGTGGAACCCTTTACGTCTTCTACACCAAAGGAGAAAGGAATATTTAATAGAACGAATAATAAACGTAATACAAAACAGATATCATATAATGATGACACAACTTATGAATTAAACGAACAATGCAGTACATTAAACGTTCAAAAAAGTATTGCATCAACAACAGAAGAAAAACAAGGGGAAGTAAAAAAAGATGATACCTATGAacttattgaacctaagactcCAAATTTACGGAAGAAACTATACAAAAAACAAAGAACTGAGTATGAAAATTTTGATCAAAAGATACGGAAAACGGATGCCAAAGTATGTTTTGCAAACTGTTCATtggattataaatataattcatcTTTAGCAGATCACAATAAACAGAAAAAACTTAATAATGTTAAGAATAATTCATCTAAAAACAGTtcaaaaaagaatattacgaagTCGCTGACTAGAGATTTTAGTAAAAAATCAAATTCCATCCCCGAAATTGTAGTAACAACACCATCCCGTAATCAAATTCCAG ATTCAAAGCCTGCTACAACGAAGAAAGTTCCAAATTTCGCTAAAATCCATAAGAAAATATTTGCCAAAGCAGAGTCTATTATTGATGCAAGGAAACGAGTAATAGACAGATATACTGAACTGA CCACAAGAAATGAAAAGACTAACTCACGGGGTGAAAATCAGTTatctaatatattaaataaaaattcttacaatcaatttaaattaaaaataagaaaattggaaGCTACCGATTGTATCATGAGAAATAATACTTTACGAGTAACAAG aaACAAAGAGCAAAGCAGAGCTGTTTTGAAGGGTGTACGAACAAACCGACGTTTTGAACTTCAGATGAATTTTAGGAATATGAaccaataa